A genomic segment from Pseudomonas sessilinigenes encodes:
- a CDS encoding alpha/beta hydrolase, translating to MPTTFDPDLLRASLQSLADGQPLSDQGQAYQRFYGLDFAGRARVPRSRLGRFQVEGYEVVCQVWWPAQPRATMFLFHGFYDHMGLYRHVIEWALQRDFVVISCDLPGHGLSSGERASIDDFAVYQQVLLGLFEQARALELPTPWHLFGQSTGGAIVMDHLLNQGAQSPAQGQVFLLSPLVRPRAWGWSLLSYYLLRPFVTGIARRFSENSNDQDFLAFLQADPLQPQRLPTAWVGALARWIKRLEAAPRSNRQPVIVQGQADMTVDWQHNLQVIRSKFNAPEVLMLPEARHHLANEVPLYRDQYFAFLARHV from the coding sequence ATGCCTACGACCTTCGACCCCGACCTCCTGCGCGCCAGCCTGCAATCACTGGCCGATGGGCAGCCCCTGTCGGATCAGGGCCAGGCCTACCAGCGTTTCTACGGCCTGGACTTCGCCGGGCGTGCGCGAGTGCCCCGCAGCCGCTTGGGGCGCTTCCAGGTGGAGGGTTATGAGGTGGTCTGCCAGGTCTGGTGGCCAGCGCAGCCGCGGGCGACGATGTTCCTGTTCCATGGCTTCTACGACCACATGGGCCTATACCGGCATGTGATCGAGTGGGCGCTGCAACGGGATTTCGTGGTGATTTCCTGTGACTTGCCCGGCCATGGCCTGTCCAGTGGCGAACGGGCCAGCATCGACGACTTCGCGGTGTACCAGCAAGTGCTGCTGGGGTTGTTCGAGCAAGCGCGGGCCCTGGAGCTGCCCACGCCCTGGCACCTGTTCGGGCAAAGCACCGGCGGGGCTATCGTCATGGATCACTTGCTCAACCAGGGTGCGCAAAGCCCGGCCCAGGGCCAGGTGTTTCTGCTATCGCCGCTGGTCAGGCCCCGGGCGTGGGGCTGGTCGCTGCTCAGCTACTACCTGCTGCGGCCTTTCGTCACCGGCATCGCCCGGCGGTTCAGCGAGAACTCCAACGACCAGGACTTCCTCGCGTTCCTCCAGGCCGACCCCTTGCAGCCCCAGCGCCTGCCGACGGCCTGGGTCGGTGCGCTGGCGCGCTGGATCAAGCGGTTGGAGGCAGCCCCGCGCAGCAACAGGCAGCCGGTGATCGTGCAGGGGCAAGCGGACATGACCGTGGATTGGCAGCACAACCTGCAGGTGATCCGCAGCAAGTTCAATGCGCCCGAGGTGCTGATGCTGCCGGAAGCGCGGCATCACTTGGCTAATGAAGTGCCGCTGTACCGCGACCAGTATTTCGCGTTCCTGGCGCGGCACGTTTGA
- a CDS encoding DUF2059 domain-containing protein, whose protein sequence is MRRLLFSLLILCTMPAWADSHDQLYKVAGWEQQRAHFSDALNAAQQRYQNSLPPAVYQALVDNSNQRFAPQAVDNRAEEQLRQHLADPAPALNFFQSPLGRKIVAAELLATRRDQLAKNAQGLPKMQASDNRQLIIGHLAQALPAREAGAEVTLAIAGVAADSLSQMIPGLLGNGQAQGMLNGQRQRLMQQIGADLNNTLLYVYRDLSDTELEEFATFAESAEGKAYYQAALAAIRAGLAVGQNTSSLAP, encoded by the coding sequence ATGCGCCGTTTGCTTTTCTCACTGTTGATCCTCTGCACCATGCCCGCCTGGGCAGACAGCCACGACCAGTTGTACAAGGTCGCCGGTTGGGAGCAGCAGCGCGCGCACTTCAGCGATGCCCTCAACGCCGCCCAGCAGCGCTACCAGAACAGCCTGCCGCCAGCGGTCTACCAGGCCCTGGTGGACAACAGCAACCAGCGCTTCGCCCCCCAGGCCGTGGACAACCGGGCCGAGGAGCAACTACGCCAGCACTTGGCCGACCCGGCTCCCGCCCTGAATTTTTTCCAATCCCCCCTGGGCCGCAAGATCGTCGCCGCAGAACTGCTGGCTACCCGCCGCGACCAGTTGGCCAAGAACGCCCAGGGCCTGCCGAAGATGCAGGCCAGCGACAACCGTCAATTGATCATCGGCCACCTGGCCCAGGCCTTGCCCGCCCGCGAGGCCGGCGCGGAAGTCACCCTGGCCATCGCCGGGGTCGCGGCCGACAGCCTGAGCCAGATGATTCCCGGCCTGCTGGGCAACGGCCAGGCCCAGGGCATGCTCAACGGCCAGCGCCAGCGCCTGATGCAACAGATTGGTGCCGACTTGAACAACACCCTGCTGTACGTCTACCGAGACCTGTCCGATACCGAACTGGAAGAGTTCGCCACTTTTGCCGAATCCGCCGAAGGCAAGGCCTATTACCAAGCGGCCCTGGCCGCGATCCGCGCGGGCCTGGCGGTAGGCCAGAACACCTCCAGCCTCGCGCCCTGA
- a CDS encoding 2OG-Fe(II) oxygenase, whose product MRAMHIPSDHPLLLSIVDDLAARGWSQQDIFLPEALTLDLAAECRKRAAEGELAPAAVGRGPAQEIREGIRGDHIQWLEPGQAQASDAYLALMDSLREALNRGLFLGLEDFECHFAMYPPGAFYKRHVDRFRDDDRRMVSAVIYLNLQWLPEHGGQLRMYLGERGEHDVDPVGGRLVVFLSGEMPHEVLPATRERLSLTGWFRRRGNEPF is encoded by the coding sequence ATGCGCGCCATGCACATACCCTCTGATCATCCGCTGTTGTTGAGCATCGTCGACGACCTGGCCGCCCGTGGCTGGTCGCAGCAGGATATTTTCCTGCCTGAGGCTCTGACCCTCGACCTGGCTGCCGAGTGCCGTAAACGTGCCGCCGAGGGCGAACTGGCTCCGGCGGCGGTTGGGCGCGGCCCTGCCCAGGAAATCCGCGAGGGTATCCGCGGCGACCATATCCAGTGGCTCGAGCCCGGCCAGGCCCAGGCCAGCGACGCCTACCTGGCGCTCATGGACAGCCTGCGCGAAGCCTTGAACCGTGGCCTGTTCCTCGGCCTGGAGGATTTCGAGTGTCATTTCGCGATGTATCCACCAGGGGCCTTCTACAAGCGCCATGTGGACCGCTTTCGCGACGATGACCGGCGCATGGTGTCGGCGGTGATCTACCTCAATTTGCAATGGCTGCCCGAGCATGGCGGGCAACTGCGCATGTACCTGGGGGAACGCGGCGAGCACGATGTCGATCCGGTCGGCGGCCGGCTGGTGGTATTCCTCTCCGGCGAAATGCCCCATGAAGTCCTGCCCGCGACCCGGGAACGCCTGTCCTTGACCGGCTGGTTCCGGCGCCGTGGCAACGAGCCGTTCTGA
- a CDS encoding DUF523 domain-containing protein, with amino-acid sequence MHKILVSRCLLGHRVRYDGGASGPFDQLAAWQQEGRVVALCPEVAGGLPTPRAAAEIPGGQGVDVLQGRAPVMTTEGEDVSAEFLSGARQALALVEKHGIRIAVLKANSPSCGNLLTYDGTFSGVKVPGEGVTAALLKQHGVQVFSELQLLEAASALAALSS; translated from the coding sequence ATGCACAAGATCCTGGTCAGCCGCTGCCTGCTGGGCCACCGCGTACGCTACGACGGTGGTGCCAGCGGCCCCTTCGATCAATTGGCGGCCTGGCAGCAGGAAGGGCGCGTGGTGGCGCTGTGCCCGGAAGTGGCTGGTGGCTTGCCGACACCACGGGCCGCGGCGGAAATCCCGGGTGGCCAGGGCGTCGATGTGCTGCAGGGGCGGGCACCGGTGATGACCACGGAAGGTGAAGATGTCAGCGCCGAGTTCCTCTCCGGGGCCCGGCAGGCTTTGGCCCTGGTGGAAAAACACGGCATCCGTATTGCCGTGCTCAAGGCCAACAGCCCGTCTTGCGGCAACCTGTTGACCTATGACGGCACCTTCAGTGGGGTCAAGGTCCCGGGAGAGGGCGTCACCGCCGCCTTGCTCAAGCAACATGGCGTGCAGGTCTTCAGCGAGTTGCAACTGCTCGAGGCCGCCAGCGCCCTCGCCGCATTGTCCTCGTAA
- a CDS encoding transporter substrate-binding domain-containing protein has protein sequence MRFLPGLILLLPLVSLCAQAELIDDINDRGELRIALEADTPPFNFKDEGRLTGFEVELGQLLASELDVRADFVVTEAAELLPGVESGRFDVAINHIAVTPELKDRFDFSEPYSYSNAQLIVRKEEQRPLFNLQSLRGRALGVAQGSQFVDQARTVEGINLRSYADAQQPIKDVADKQIDAAISDRLLIPYAIRDSRLPVKEGAKVGPTLSLAIPFQKGNPAFRASLNGALQRIKADGRLMTLSEKWFGMDASKPPKGETEQ, from the coding sequence ATGCGTTTTCTGCCTGGCCTGATACTTTTGCTACCTCTGGTAAGCCTCTGCGCCCAAGCCGAACTGATTGACGACATCAACGACCGTGGTGAACTGCGCATTGCCCTGGAAGCCGATACACCCCCCTTCAACTTCAAGGACGAAGGCAGGCTCACCGGCTTCGAGGTCGAACTGGGGCAGTTGCTGGCCAGCGAACTGGACGTACGCGCCGACTTCGTCGTGACCGAGGCCGCCGAGCTGCTGCCTGGTGTCGAGAGCGGTCGCTTCGACGTCGCCATCAACCACATAGCAGTGACCCCGGAACTCAAGGATCGTTTCGACTTCAGCGAACCCTATAGCTACTCCAACGCCCAACTGATCGTGCGCAAGGAAGAACAACGCCCACTCTTCAACCTGCAATCCCTGCGCGGCCGGGCCCTCGGTGTGGCCCAGGGCAGCCAGTTCGTCGACCAGGCACGGACCGTGGAAGGGATCAACCTGCGCAGCTATGCCGACGCCCAGCAGCCGATCAAGGATGTAGCGGACAAGCAGATCGATGCCGCCATCAGCGATCGCCTGCTGATCCCCTACGCCATTCGTGACAGCCGCCTGCCAGTGAAGGAAGGCGCCAAGGTGGGGCCTACCCTGAGCCTGGCCATTCCCTTCCAGAAGGGTAATCCGGCCTTTCGCGCCAGCCTGAACGGCGCCCTGCAGCGGATCAAGGCCGATGGCCGGCTGATGACCCTGTCGGAAAAATGGTTCGGCATGGACGCCAGCAAACCGCCCAAGGGCGAGACCGAGCAATAA
- a CDS encoding DUF4399 domain-containing protein, with product MNKFMSCAALAGLLLGASLQVGAAEIPRTQAPAGAKVFIVSPADGDTVDKTFKVKFGVEGIALAPAGDQAANTGHHHLLIDVDQLPAENMPIPMDAKHLHFGKAQTETEVTLAPGKHTLQLELGDKNHVPFDPVIVSKKITVTVK from the coding sequence ATGAATAAATTCATGTCTTGCGCGGCACTGGCCGGCCTGTTGCTGGGGGCCTCATTGCAGGTCGGCGCCGCTGAAATTCCTCGTACTCAGGCACCCGCCGGTGCCAAGGTGTTCATCGTATCTCCAGCTGACGGGGATACCGTGGACAAGACCTTCAAGGTCAAGTTCGGCGTCGAGGGCATTGCCCTGGCGCCGGCTGGCGACCAGGCCGCCAATACCGGCCACCATCACCTGCTGATCGATGTCGACCAACTGCCGGCCGAGAACATGCCGATCCCGATGGACGCCAAGCACCTGCATTTCGGCAAGGCCCAGACCGAGACCGAAGTGACCCTGGCCCCGGGCAAGCACACCCTGCAACTGGAGCTGGGAGACAAGAACCACGTACCGTTCGACCCGGTGATCGTCTCCAAGAAAATCACAGTGACAGTGAAATAA